The genomic segment CAACTGATTCTTAAAATGCTTTCTGAAATGTCAGTCGGACCATCATCTTCATAAGCAACTCAAACAATTCCCTTGCAAAGCCCATCTCCATGCCCTGaacaaataaaacacatttttctGCTGCATTGGAGTTATTTATCATGGTACCAGCCTACACGAGTTTAGCAAAGTTGGCCATACAAACTCTTTCTTCACCCAAGCCATTAATAATGGCATGAACAGCTATGATCTCAGTTCAGGTTCCCAGGAGACACCAGTCACACCCTGACAGACTGCAGTACAGTCTAGCTCCTGTCCTTGTACCAATCTCCCACCTCCAGGCAACAATTCATCCTCaagcaccaccttctgtcttcttccagTGAGGTCTTTCATTGTAGCAATTTATAGCAATGATAGCCCACTCAGCTGCTGCAGCCAAGACCCTGACTCTGATTTGGTCCATGCACAAGAGTGAAGTGTTTTGGCCAAATCCTGCCCCTTCATTCAGAAactccacatctcatgaaagagtGTTCCAGGTCATCACACAAACCACAAGTGCCTGCTACAGCATCAAGTCTTAGCCACAGCACAGAAACTCAAGATCAGTCCACATTGATCAGATTTTAAACAGCCTTACACTCACCTAATAATCTCTGCATACTCTCGATCCTTTCCTTTACTATCCCGCCACTTCCGAAACATCACTGAAGCATCCACATTAGCAGGAGAAAATGTGTTTGGCTCATTCAACAGTGAGATGACACTGAGGAGAATTGTCCTGTCATGAAtcaggaaagttttaaaaatcagagcaattTAAAGCAGCAACAGAAAGCACTGGCTCAGTTTGTAGCAGATTGCTGTGGAAGCAATTGTATTGACTTGTGGCACTTGTACCTGACATTCTGGGTGGGATTCCATCTCTCAGAGGGGAGCTCTCCACTCTGTGGGTCATCAACTGGCGGATGCAGAATTGAAATACACACGTCTCCATTCTGCAGGAGAGACAGAAGGATTTCCTCAGCATTTACATCCCACAGGATAAAGCTCAAAGCTCTGACACTGGGACCAAGGCAGCAGCCCTCACCCACTGCCCCAACCCCAAGGGAGGGCACAAGCACTGCTCAACCCCTCAAACTCAGCCTTCCCTCCCAGACGCTACCCTTACCTCATAGATATTGGGATGCCACATCTTGGTGAGGAAGCGGAATGTGGGTGGAGAGTATGGGTAATCCATAGGAAACGTCAACTGTGCCTGGGAGAGGAAACAAATGGCAGCTTTTAGACAAGCTGGGGGCGAGGAACACCATCAAATGTCAACCTTGATAATACCACCCCAGCTTTTACCCTCCCGCCACAGAGACACACCAATCCCAGCACAGCTCTCCAGACCAAGGACAGAAGCCGTGTAATCCCAGGGTGCTCCCCAATCACCATGGTAGCTGAAGTTATTCCCTCACTACATTCCTCAGAAAACAGGGCAGAATtccagagtcagagtcatacagcacagaatcaggcccCTTGATCCAGTCCATACcagccaagtttcccaaaatagATAGTCCCACTttctgcatttgacccatatccctccaaacctttcctattcacatacctgtccaaatgtcaaaACTGtacctttggcagttcattccatatatcaACCATCTTGTGAGAAtctgcccctctggtcccttttaaatcttaatcactttaaaataatgccctctagttttaaaacACCCCActacattcaccttatctatggcccttttatattttataaagctgtataaggtcactcctcaaacacctaggctccagtgaaaacagtcccagatTACAAGGAAAGACTGGATAAAGAATATTCCCCAGTCCCAACagcatccttgtacatctttcctgaatgcTCTCCAAATTTAATAATCCTCCTACAACAGGTGCCTTAGACCAAAAAAAGGTCTAGCTACTGAACCAAACATGATAGCTGAGCTACATTTACGCCACTTATCCAGACATGTTTTGACACTTCTGGACAAGTTGGAACTTGAATCTAGGTACCAGATGGTACGGACAATCCCAATACACCAGAACGTGTTGGATGGAGGCAAGCTTTCTGTAGCAATTTCACTACACTCACTCATTGTCAAATTCTGCAAGACATGAAGCACAAACTTTGCAGTGTCTCAACAGGCTTTAACCTCAATTACCCCAGCCTACAAATTCATGCACAGGCCAAAGCCAAAGGGAACCTGGTTAAAAGTAGGAGGTGGGAGCCGAGTGTAAAATACCTTGAAACAAAGAACACTCCACAGATTCTTCCTGCCACATGCAAATCAAAGAACAGCAAGGAGTACACAAACCAGGAGAGAAAAATCAGCTAACACGTGGCCAAGTAGTCATATTCCAAGGAGGCTGCAGCTGCTGCTCAGCAACATCTATGCCATGCCAAAGTCAGACCAGACACTGAGCCAAGTTTCACCAAATTATTTGTTCAATACATAACATGCACCAGGCTCAGCCCCACAGAATTCATGGTTACTGAATTCCCTGACGCTGTTATTAAAGAGCAGCTGAACAGAAACAGCAGAAATGAAACCAGCAGGGGCACAAGTAAACAGTCcaaacatgatttttttaaaaacacatttaaaaaggTACCCACAACCATTCGCTGCAAACAGCTGCTGAGAAATAACTGAAGAGGAATTCTCAGCTGTCCACAAGGGGACTCCAGAACTCCCCTCTCCACAAGGATCAAACAAACACCAGGCCAGTGTTTCAGGAATATATTGACGATCTCAATGCCCCGCATTGTCCACCGCATAGGGACCGCCACATAAGAAGGACTGCTTTTCTGATGAGTTGTTCAACAAAGGCTGATCTGTTGCTTTTGGCTGTAAAAAATCCTATGGATCCTATTTTGCAAAGCAAGTGAGTTCTCCCTAGTGTCCTAGAGCCAATATTCATCCTCAAACCAATTTAAGGACAGAACACCAGGCCACGTTAGTCTGGGATTTTCCCCCAAGGAAAAATTAGATGCCCCATACCTGTCCGCACCAAAAGAGTAAATTCACACTCAGTTGTGGGCTTGATACTGGATACCAAGCAAAGCAATTTGTATTCACGTAGCACCTTTAACACATCAAggttacaaaacaaaatttgacatgagCCACAACGTTAAAGCAGGTAGCCAGAAATTTGGTCAAAGAGGAGGATGCCAGAGAGAGCCGGTCAGTTTTAAGGAGCATTTCAAAGGGGGTTATTGGGAACTCCAGAATTTCACCCTGAACAGCTGGTGATGGTAGAGAGTTGGAAATCTGTAGCAAAGAGAACTAGAAGAGGCACAAACTATAGAGGAGAATCTGAAGAAAGAGCCACATAAAGCAGAATCCTGGAAGTGAAGATAGAACAACCAATCAATAGGAAATTGCAGTCCAGAGCAgaaattttccttcatttgtagAAGAAACGAGTATCTGGAATTCAATGCCTGAAAGAATGATAGAAGCAGGAACCATCACTGCATTTAAAAAGCAGTTAGATGACCACTTGAAAGCCCATACCTCGTATGGTGTGGcacaagtgctggcaaatggattaGAGTAGATAAAGTGCTTGATGACTGGAAGAGAGACAGTAGGCTGAAAGGCCTCACCATGCTATAAAACTTCACTGTGAGATCACCCTCATAAGGCCACATGACTATCGCTAGCGAGGAGACACATCCCACTAACCCCACACACTCTGGGCCCAGAGTTCCCAACTTCTGAACGACGTGAACACCAAACCCAAATCGCCGCATATCCTGCAATAAACCGGGCGGGAACGAGAACAAATACCTCACACAGCCCGGGGGAAGGGGGAGAATTACCCTCATACCCCAGGAACCATCTCCCCGCACCAAACTGCCGCTGCAAACACAGGGACGAGCACCTCACGGCCCCTCCCAGCAGTCCCCAAACAACTCGCCACCCTCCCCCTAGATCCTTCACCTTCACCACCCTGCTGGCCTGGCCCTGCTCCACCTGAAGCCTCAGCCTCACCTTGAAGTAGCCACCCTCGTAATGAGTGTTGGGCGGCCCGAAGATCGCCACCTCCCAGTTGTAGAGGTCGGACTCGTCGACCAGGGTGATGCGGAAACCCTCTACCGGCTCCTCCTGGAGGCTCTTTAGCTCCAGCATCAGCGCCTTCTGGGAGCTGCTGCTCTGCTGGTGAGCCATGGCCACCCGGGCCGGAGCCGGGCCCCCGGGCCGGGCTGGGACTGACTGTGGATCCGGTCCGGAGGTGCCCTCACTCTAGATCTGAGGCCTGTCCTGGGGGTATCTGCTGTAGGTCCGGGGCCTATCCGGGAAGGGGTGGTATCCGCTCTGAGTAGGGCCTGTccgtgggggaagggaaggggggatatcCGCTCTGGCTCCGGGGCCGCTCCAGGGGGTGGCCAGAGGCCGGAGACTCGGCTCCGAGTCACTGACCCCGCGCTCTGGATACAATCGTCCCCGTCACCGGCTCCGGCCAATCGCGGCGCCCCCACAAAGTAGCAAATCACAATGTGTCCAATCAGGACCCGTGCCACTCCCAACCAATCAGCGCCCGGAACAACAAGTGCCACCAATCATGGACCAGAGTGCAAACTCCACCAATCGGAGAGCGGCCGTAATGTGCACTATCACGTGACAGTTCAGAGCTGGGCATTTCGGGAGATGTAGTTCCATCCACCGGCCATTGGGCCGTCACCAAAGGTGGTGGGGGGTGAATGGTAACATCCATGGATCTGACTTATTGGAACTTCCAAAAGGCTTTAGTTAGAGATACTTCACTAAATTTGCAATCACCAGCAAATATTTGGCCTGCTTAGGAGTTTACCTGAGCAACAGAATACAGAGTttacatagtgtggagctggatgaacaaagcaggccaggcagcatcagaggagcaagaaagttgacatttcgggttggaacccttcttcagaaatggggagattTCTGAGAGATTAGTTCTTATGCAGGCACTGGAATTGGATGGATGAGACAAATCTTGTCAAAAGACAAAGTCTGGTGCACGCTTCCTGAAGGCACACAGCATTTGCCACAAAGTAGATGATCTTAAGGCACAGAGATAAATAGATACACGGTGACAGGAGTAGGAACTGAATTGATGTTTAAGAAGCACACACAATAAAGAGGAAAAGGCATTGCTGTCAGATCGAACAGAATGGATGGAATCAGTACATTAGTCAGGGTGGATCTCAGACCAGTAGGCCTACATATGGAATCTGTTTGGAGAGAGTTAAGACACATCAAGGGGCAGCAGATGTTGAAGTAGTTCATTGGCCACCAAATAATAGTGGTAGTATGGGGCATGGTATTAATCAGAAGATCAGGGAAGCATTTATCAAAGGCAACATAGTAATCATTAGTTATTTTAATTTACACATTGACTGAGTAACCAATTTAGCACAAAAACTGTGGGGACATGTTTCTGGATTCTTTTAAGAATGTTTTTCTACAGCAGCATGTTGGGGGAGCCAACTAGATTACAGGCTATTTTATTCCTGACTTTATGTAATGACAAAGGACTAATTCATTATCTTTTTGGTAAAGAACTTTTAAGCATCAATGACAATATATATCTTGAATGAtgttaaatttaaaaaggaaaattatAAATGCTTGAAAAAATGGCTGAAGTGAATTGGGAAAATACGCAAAAAGCATGACTGCACATAAGTAATGGAGAGTTAACAAAGAACTATTACATGACTTACAGCACATCTACATTCTTTCAAGATGCAAATATTAAAAAGCAAGGGTCAACTCTGGCTAACAAAGAAGTTGGGGGTTTTCTAAGATTAAACCAAAAGGCTGATAACTTGGCCAGAAATGGCAGTAGTGCTGAGGATTGGGTGGTTACAACTGAGGAGGACAGGAAACTGATAAGGAAAGGGAGAATAGAAAATGAATGCAATCTggcaaaaaaaactgtaaaagtTTCTGCTGGTATGTAAAAAGGAAACAATTGGCTAAAACAAATGGGAGTCCATTAAAGGGAGACTCAAGAGAACTtataatggatgtgagtttgctcgctgagctggaaggttagttttcagacgtttcgtcaccattctaggtaacctcatcagtgagcctccgacgaagcgctggtgttatgtcccgctttctacttataGATTCTATTGTATATTTCTATATATttctaaatagaaagcgggacataacaccagcgcttcgtcggaggctcactgatgaggttacctagaatggtgacgaaacgtctgaaaactaaccttccagctcagcgagcaaactcacatccagaacctcaacctgagctacaaaccttctcaaaactcgctagaactTATAATGTGGAACAAATAAATGACAGAAACTCTAAATTATTACATTGTCTATGTTCACCGAGGAAAATTCAAGAAAACTCCCAGGAGTAAAGATCCTGGTAATTAGGTAGAATGAAGAGTTGAAGGAAATTGGTATTACTGACGAGAATGTACTTGGGAAATGTAATGAAGCTGATAAGTTAATAAACACTCTGGGATAATGGCCATCGGTCCCTGAGTATTAAGGAGGTAGTTATAGAGATAGCAGACACATTgatgaatattttcaaaattctttagattctggaatgatTCTTGTGGGTTGAAAGGTAGCAAAtgtcaccctccccccccccccccccacccccattcacaAAGGAGCCAAGAAAGAAAACAAGGAAAAGACCTGACAACCTTACATTAAGCAGTAGGGACAATATTAGAATTTATTATAAAGGATCGGATAAATAGATACCTGGAATAAATAGATACAAAATTCTGATTGGGCAGTTTCCTGTCCTCCTTATTTGCAAATAGGAAATCATGTTTTACAAACtaattggagtttttttttgaagatgttataTACAAAATTGACAGAGTCAATGGACAGTGTGCTCAAGAAtatcagaaggcttttgataaaatccCCTACAGGCAGCTGGTTAGAACGTTAAAGCACATGGTCAACAGAAAACAGTAGGAATAAGTTAGTCATCCTCATATTTGTAGAGTTTGACTTGTAAGGTACCACAAGGACCAGTATTTGGGCCttagctgttcacaatatatatcaaagATTTGGACATGGGGATTAAAACAATATCTACAGATTTGCAAGTGATACAAAGCTTAGTGTGAGTATGTAATGAggaagatgtaaaacagcttcaTGAggacttaagataacaaagtgtggagctggatgaacacagcaggccaagcagcgtacctaattaccagggttgagagatagcaagaactgccgatgctggagtcagagtcaatacagtgtggagctggaggaacacagcaggccaggcagcatcagaggagcaggaaagttgacatttcaggtttacatccttcatcaggactgatgctgcctgacctgatgtgttcctccagctccacactgtattagtCCTAGGGTTAAGTTTATCTTTAGAAACCAAttaagggaaatggaattttggcctttattgctaagAGGTTAAACTTTAGGGAAGACTTGTTACGACTGTACAAAGTGTTTTTGAGGCTTTACCtggaacattgtgtacagttttgaccCCTGTGATGAAGGAGATGCCACAGCCAGAACAACTAAAAAGATGAAgcctttattcactggagtttagaaaagaatAAGAGATGATGTCATTGATATATGAAAGAttttgaggggtcttgacagggtagatgttgagaagacatTCCCACTAGAGGGAATCTCAATTTAGAGGACATAGTTACAAAATTAGGGTACACACATGTAAAACTGAGATACAAAGAAATTTCTTTGCCTCGATTGTAGTGGATGTCTAGAATTGTCTATCACAGAGAGTAGTGGAGGCTAGATCATTGGGATTTAAGGCAGCGGTAGATTTTTGAAAGGATTTGAGGACTATGAGTATctggcatgaaagaggagttgaggccttgAGCAGATCAAAAATGGTGCTATAGAATAACGAGACAAtctgaagggcctactcctgctcctacttcttatgtttttatgttgaCCAAGAGATTAAAACGTTTTGGCAATTTGGTGGAGACCCAATGGGTTCGCTTTTAAAAAGtcacttttaaagaaaaatgtaaaacAGTTCATGAAAAGCAGTAAAATCAATCAGACCAGGAGTGTTTGACTTAAAAGTCTGAAAGCTATTTAAAAGTTGAAAAAGCCTAATATCTTAGTTTTATGAGTTTTAATGTATGAAGAAATGTAGAAACTCGGAATtggaccaggccattcagcccttcaaacctggagatcatccaaatcagtcccctgttcccactttcctcAAACCTTTGACCCCTTTAACCCTGAGAACTAAATGGATCTCCTACTTGAAAACCGAATATTTTGGCCCCAATCACTTTGTGGTTGAGAATTCCACCCtgcaggtgaagaaatttctcctcattctcaGTTTGAACTGGTCTACCCTGTATCATTAGACTGTGactccctggttctggactccacagtcattggaaacatctttccttgtttaccctgtctagtcctattagaatttgaTACGTTTCTATGTGATTtcctctcattttcctaaactccagtgaatataattctAATGAGCCAGTTTCTCTTCATTAGACTTCAAATGTAACAATGGGGAAAATCAGCCACAACAAACTGAAAGATGATTACAGAGAGttaatttctctggatttgaatCTCTGTAAAGTGATGGTATTGGGGAATAgatgaaactttgttttgcatTCTGTTTTAAGATTTTCCAAATTGTGTTTAATATTTAGAAAAtggatttctttttgttttcatcttttgtgtaataataaaCTTTGTTCAAGAAACTGCAGCCTCACATGACTGTTTCAGTGAATCACTACCATGTTAACTAAAAAGAAATGATCATCTATCAGGTGAGATTTCAGTCTAGGATCTGACatgtccagtattaccatcagctgagATCATTACATTAAGGTAACTGGAGCAACTTATAAATGGGAATCTAATATTACACTCCAGAGGGGATTTTGGGCAATGGAGTGAGGGGTATTCATACAAGGAATAACAGATAC from the Stegostoma tigrinum isolate sSteTig4 chromosome 30, sSteTig4.hap1, whole genome shotgun sequence genome contains:
- the LOC125465945 gene encoding ubiquitin-conjugating enzyme E2 R2-like is translated as MAHQQSSSSQKALMLELKSLQEEPVEGFRITLVDESDLYNWEVAIFGPPNTHYEGGYFKAQLTFPMDYPYSPPTFRFLTKMWHPNIYENGDVCISILHPPVDDPQSGELPSERWNPTQNVRTILLSVISLLNEPNTFSPANVDASVMFRKWRDSKGKDREYAEIIRKQVLATKAEADKDGVKVPTTLAEYCVKTKAPPHDNSSDLLYDDLYDDDMDDEEDGDGDYYDDDDDSGNEES